The Punica granatum isolate Tunisia-2019 chromosome 4, ASM765513v2, whole genome shotgun sequence genome has a window encoding:
- the LOC116202901 gene encoding protein DMP4-like, which produces MEIRVQESENMIREQEEALLLRDNGAVPKKNLVQRAISQTFESTAHLANLLPTGSVLAFQFLSPIVTNQGVCDSVSRAMTLGLLAFCGLSSFLLCFTDSFKDENGNVTYGFATVHGLWVIDGSTKLPSELTERYCLRFIDFLHAFMSVLVFAAVALFDSNVVSCFYPAPSDEAQEVLTALPVGIGFICSMLFVVFPTTRHGIGFPLSSN; this is translated from the exons ATGGAGATTCGAGTCCAAGAGTCCGAAAACATGATCAGAGAACAGGAGGAAGCCCTCCTCCTGCGGGACAATGGTGCTGTCCCGAAGAAGAACTTGGTGCAACGGGCGATAAGCCAGACCTTTGAGAGCACCGCCCACCTAGCAAACCTCCTGCCCACTGGGTCAGTCCTCGCATTCCAGTTCCTCTCTCCCATCGTCACGAACCAGGGGGTGTGCGACTCCGTGAGCCGGGCAATGACCTTGGGCCTGCTCGCATTTTGCGGTCTCTCGAGCTTTCTCCTCTGCTTCACTGACAGCTTCAAGGATGAGAACGGGAACGTGACTTATGGCTTCGCCACAGTGCACGGGTTGTGGGTCATCGACGGATCAACAAAGCTGCCATCAGAGCTCACAGAAAG GTACTGCTTGAGGTTCATAGATTTTTTGCATGCCTTCATGTCGGTGCTGGTTTTTGCGGCAGTGGCACTATTCGATTCAAATGTGGTTAGCTGCTTTTATCCGGCACCTTCCGATGAGGCACAAGAGGTCCTCACGGCATTGCCCGTCGGAATTGGGTTCATCTGCAGCATGTTATTTGTTGTGTTTCCGACGACCCGTCATGGAATTGGATTCCCACTTTCTTCTAATTAA
- the LOC116204476 gene encoding nucleolar MIF4G domain-containing protein 1-like — MLKIGGVNNDSYEHQGSATAKIGKVKKSVKKRSKSKFEEYLLKDVQLADIYAEEDLELERKLAKKLKVKEGKLRGLDDGLNEFFELPCDLELEYAEENDLKRRKKRSLGKKSKRQESNCVSNGAPDSMTRASEPQDVPDEVHSREGKKKTETLKDDSGLHLPEPTETSEEEEVPAKPPAPEAKMKYIAPHLRTRVGSEPEEHSQLRRRVRGLLNRLSEANIESITGETATIYLSLPRNVGSQILSEEVLASCAGGPRGNEQYAAVFAAFVAGMACLVGVDFSAKLMASLAKYFKDEYLKEDNLSLRNLTLLLSHLCIFGVCSSDLIYDFLITLSRRMTEIDVATILTILQSCGMKIRSDDPTAMKNFIMSVQNKVNELKASNENGQKNINGKRMEFMLETICDIKNNKKRTKEDSAPHTRIKKWLQKLRVEDVLIRGIKWSKLLDPNKKGQWWLSGDIASATDNVEEVASTIDKEVLEARKMLELASAQSMNTDARRAIFCVIMSGEDYIDAFEKLLRLDLPGKQDRDIIRVLVECCLREKVFNKYYTVLASKLCEHDKNHKFTLQFCIWDHFKKLEEMALQRSMHLAKFVAEMVTSFTLSLAVLKTVDFSDPEQLNPKRIMHFRMLFESIFEHPESLIWNVFSRIAVVPELEPLRYGIEFFIKEYVLRSNEGFAAKFKVMKKALNNVEGVLM; from the exons ATGCTGAAAATAGGTGGAGTTAATAATGATTCTTACGAACATCAGGGTTCTGCTACGGCTAAGATTGGGAAAGTGAAGAAGAGTGTGAAGAAAAGATCAAAGTCGAAGTTTGAGGAGTATCTTCTGAAGGATGTGCAGCTTGCCGATATATATGCAGAAGAGGATTTGGAGTTGGAAAGGAAACTAGCAAAGAAACTCAAGGTGAAGGAAGGAAAGTTACGTGGATTAGATGATGGCCTAAACGAGTTCTTTGAACTACCGTGtgatcttgaattggaatATGCTGAGGAAAATGATTTAAAGCGCCGTAAGAAAAGATCCCTGGGTAAAAAAAGTAAGAGGCAGGAATCAAACTGTGTTTCAAACGGTGCACCTGATTCAATGACTAGAGCCTCTGAGCCACAAGATGTTCCAGATGAAGTTCATTCTAGAGAGGGCAAGAAAAAGACAGAGACATTGAAAGATGATTCAGGATTGCACCTGCCCGAGCCAACAGAAACatctgaagaagaagaagtcccTGCCAAGCCCCCTGCACCAGAGgctaaaatgaaatatattgcTCCTCATTTAAGAACTCGTGTAGGATCGGAGCCCGAAGAGCATTCACAACTCCGTAGACGTGTAAGGG GTCTTCTGAATAGGCTTTCGGAAGCTAACATTGAATCTATCACGGGAGAAACAGCCACAATCTATCTG TCACTTCCTCGCAATGTTGGATCCCAGATTTTAAGTGAAGAGGTTCTGGCATCTTGTGCAGGAGGTCCTCGTGGCAACGAACA GTATGCTGCTGTTTTTGCAGCCTTTGTTGCTGGCATGGCTTGTTTGGTTGGTGTAGATTTCAGTGCAAAGCTTATGGCATCTCTTGCCAAATACTTTAAG GATGAATATCTGAAAGAGGATAATCTTTCCCTCCGAAATCTTACTCTCTTGCTGTCTCATCTTTGTATATTTGGAGTCTGTTCAAG CGATTTGATATACGACTTTCTGATCACCTTGAGCCGACGTATGACAGAGATTGATGTCGCTACTATCTTGACTATTTTACAAA GCTGTGGAATGAAGATAAGAAGTGATGATCCCACTGccatgaaaaattttataatgagTGTCCAGAATAAGGTCAATGAGTTGAAGGCCTCCAATGAAAATGGCCAAAAGAACATTAATGGCAAGAGG ATGGAATTCATGCTTGAAACCATATGTGACATCAAGAACAACAAGAAGCGGACTAAGGAGGATTCTGCGCCTCATACTAGAATAAAGAAATGGTTGCAGAAG TTAAGAGTAGAGGACGTTTTAATCAGGGGAATCAAGTGGAGCAAGCTGCTTGATCCCAACAAGAAAGGCCAGTGGTGGTTGTCTGGGGACATAGCTTCGGCGACTGACAATGTAGAAGAGGTTGCAAGTACAATCGACAAAGAGGTTCTTGAGGCCCGAAAAATGCTAGAGCTCGCATCTGCCCAGAGTATGAACACGGATGCTCGGAGGGCTATCTTCTGTGTAATTATGAGTGGGGAGGACTACATTGATGCTTTTGAGAAACTTCTGAGGTTGGATTTGCCGGGAAAGCAG GATAGAGATATTATACGGGTGCTTGTGGAGTGTTGTTTACGGGAGAAAGTATTCAACAAATATTACACGGTTTTGGCTTCTAAACTTTGTGAGCATGACAAGAACCACAAGTTCACTCTGCAG TTTTGCATTTGGGACCATTTCAAAAAGCTGGAGGAAATGGCCCTTCAAAGGTCCATGCACCTAGCAAAGTTTGTGGCCGAAATGGTGACTTCCTTCACCCTCTCCCTCGCAGTCCTCAAGACCGTAGATTTCAGCGACCCCGAGCAACTAAATCCGAAACGGATCATGCATTTCCGGATGCTATTCGAATCTATATTCGAGCATCCTGAGAGTCTTATCTGGAATGTGTTCTCACGTATTGCAGTAGTCCCGGAGCTCGAGCCCCTCAGATATGGTATCGAGTTCTTCATCAAGGAGTATGTCCTGCGGAGCAATGAAGGGTTTGCAGCAAAGTTCAAGGTCATGAAAAAAGCTCTCAACAATGTGGAAGGCGTCCTCATGTGA